Proteins encoded within one genomic window of Desulfonatronospira thiodismutans ASO3-1:
- a CDS encoding response regulator — protein sequence MRTLVVEDDITSRMILVKILSHYSQCDTAENGHEALDLFAGAIKQGQPYDMVFMDIMMPVMDGQSALKKIREIESEQQVPIGQEVKAVMTTALSDTKNVTTAFFQGQADAYLSKPISREKVEKALQEIGVLEK from the coding sequence ATGCGTACATTAGTAGTTGAAGACGATATCACCAGCAGGATGATCCTGGTCAAAATTCTGTCCCATTACAGCCAGTGCGATACTGCTGAAAACGGCCACGAGGCCCTGGACCTGTTCGCAGGGGCTATTAAACAGGGACAGCCTTACGACATGGTTTTTATGGATATAATGATGCCTGTTATGGATGGACAAAGTGCCCTGAAAAAAATCCGTGAGATTGAATCCGAACAGCAGGTTCCCATCGGCCAGGAAGTAAAGGCGGTCATGACCACTGCCCTTTCAGACACCAAAAATGTAACCACTGCATTTTTCCAGGGCCAGGCTGATGCCTACCTTTCAAAACCCATTTCCAGAGAAAAAGTTGAAAAAGCCCTTCAGGAAATAGGCGTACTTGAAAAATAA
- a CDS encoding pyruvate carboxylase — protein sequence MEIKSFEQVVKELEGQKILVANRGIPARRIARSIREVFNAVPVMTATDVDKTAPFTSGAQELLLLGEDSRAYLDMKKIISKAKAMGVIAIHPGWGFISEDFSFPSQCRKSGLVFIGPEDRPMEILGNKVAVRDLAKRVDVPVVPGSEGAVTVEQALDMAYEIGFPVMLKAEGGGGGRGIYEVFREEELERAYAKASALAQASFGNPRLYVEKLLTSVRHIEIQVAADRHGNVFAFDERDCTLQRNHQKLVEITPSPWPVMNEDLRAKLKEYSRRLVSEVGYHSLCTVEFLVDREGNPYLIEVNTRLQVEHGITECRYGVDLVEEQIAMAFGSELRFNDKDTLPNNHSMQVRINCEDPQQDFAPNAGLITRYQSPGGQGVRVDSCISAGYHFPSQYDSAAALLIVYGRTWNKIVGTMERALNEYIVGGLKTTIPFHRRVMANAQFRSGEYDTNFVGQTPELMVYRDREPEALRLSKLVAEISARGYNPHVELGEYRGVHDKRLGRIQPVLPSLKHDDYQYPYPRGDRDAVLDYIRDSDHIHFTDTTTRDITQSNSGNRFRLAEDRLIGPYLDRCGFFSLENGGGAHFHVAMMANMTYPFSEAREWNHFAPNTLKQILIRSTNVLGYKPQPKNIMRLTGEMICEDYDVIRCFDFLNHIDNMLPFAQVAMSHKKNIFEPAISLSYAQGFDIKHYMGVVDEIVNLMSRATAMAHDKVLKKFILGLKDMAGVCPPWFIRELVSKIRTKYPELIVHYHRHYTDGLFVPAVAEAARAGAHIVDTGIGASVRWYGQGEVLSTAAYIEELGMKTNLNKDMIRQCGFVLKQIMPYYDKYTAPYFQGIDYDVVEHGMPGGATSSSQEGAMKQGYIHLLPYMLRFLAGIRKIVRYHDVTPGSQITWNTAFLSISNVYKEKGDKGVRHLLEVLDKVVSTPEKELDEQTKEDRLEIYKHSNDAFRNLLLGKFGRLPQGFPPDWVYESAFGENYRDAIASRTEDSPLANLEDIDVSKEENNLYTNIGRIPTREELVLYLNHPGDALKNIQLKCEYGDPNQLPLDVWFEGLLPGNEIFFEDTNGMPHFLAVLDISAPDINGMSVVRYSLDSEFFSHQVKVKEGMGAALDALEMADSRDPNQVGSPSTGDLWVMHVKPGDKVKKGEELFNISIMKQEKAVLSPVDGVVKRVLKFADFQGDKKMVPVKEGELLVELGPVPSTCPGCGDHIMLDDCKFCPECGQRL from the coding sequence ATGGAAATTAAGAGTTTTGAGCAAGTAGTCAAGGAGCTGGAAGGCCAGAAAATCCTGGTGGCCAACCGGGGTATTCCGGCCAGGCGCATTGCCAGGTCCATACGGGAGGTTTTCAACGCCGTTCCTGTGATGACCGCAACTGACGTGGACAAGACTGCACCGTTTACCTCGGGAGCGCAGGAACTGCTTCTGCTGGGAGAAGATTCCAGGGCCTACCTGGATATGAAAAAGATTATCTCCAAGGCCAAGGCCATGGGGGTAATAGCCATACATCCAGGCTGGGGATTTATTTCCGAGGATTTCTCCTTTCCTTCTCAGTGCCGCAAGTCCGGGCTGGTATTCATCGGACCCGAAGACAGACCCATGGAAATCCTGGGCAACAAGGTGGCGGTGCGGGATCTGGCCAAAAGGGTGGACGTGCCCGTGGTGCCCGGCTCAGAAGGTGCCGTCACCGTGGAACAGGCCCTGGATATGGCTTATGAGATCGGTTTTCCGGTGATGCTCAAGGCCGAAGGCGGCGGCGGGGGCCGCGGAATTTACGAGGTCTTCAGGGAAGAAGAGCTGGAAAGGGCCTATGCCAAGGCCTCGGCCCTGGCCCAGGCTTCATTCGGCAATCCCCGGCTGTACGTGGAAAAGCTTTTGACCTCTGTGCGCCATATCGAGATCCAGGTGGCTGCAGACAGGCACGGCAATGTGTTTGCCTTTGACGAACGTGATTGCACCCTGCAGCGCAACCATCAGAAGCTGGTGGAGATCACCCCTTCGCCCTGGCCGGTGATGAATGAGGATCTGAGGGCAAAGCTCAAGGAGTATTCCCGCAGGCTGGTTAGCGAAGTTGGATATCATTCCCTGTGTACAGTGGAATTTCTGGTGGACCGCGAGGGTAATCCCTATCTCATCGAGGTCAATACCCGGCTGCAGGTGGAGCACGGCATCACCGAATGCCGTTACGGCGTGGATCTGGTGGAAGAGCAGATAGCCATGGCCTTCGGCTCGGAGCTTCGCTTCAACGACAAGGACACCCTGCCCAACAACCACTCCATGCAGGTGCGCATCAACTGCGAGGATCCCCAGCAGGATTTTGCTCCCAATGCCGGGCTCATTACCAGATACCAGTCCCCCGGCGGACAGGGCGTGCGCGTGGATTCATGCATAAGTGCCGGGTATCACTTCCCTTCTCAGTATGATTCAGCAGCAGCACTGCTCATTGTCTACGGCAGGACCTGGAACAAAATCGTGGGCACCATGGAAAGAGCTCTCAATGAATACATAGTAGGGGGACTTAAAACCACCATTCCTTTTCATCGCCGGGTTATGGCCAATGCCCAGTTTCGAAGCGGCGAGTATGATACCAACTTTGTGGGCCAGACCCCGGAACTTATGGTTTACCGGGACCGGGAGCCGGAGGCCCTGCGCCTGTCCAAGCTGGTGGCGGAGATATCCGCCAGGGGATACAATCCCCACGTGGAACTGGGGGAGTACCGGGGAGTACATGACAAGAGACTGGGGCGTATACAACCGGTGCTGCCGTCTCTAAAACACGACGACTACCAGTATCCATACCCCAGGGGAGACAGGGATGCGGTTCTGGACTATATCCGGGACAGCGATCATATTCATTTCACTGATACCACCACCAGGGATATAACCCAGTCCAATTCAGGCAACAGGTTCCGCCTGGCCGAGGACAGGCTCATCGGTCCCTACCTGGACAGGTGCGGGTTCTTTTCCCTGGAAAACGGGGGAGGAGCGCACTTTCACGTGGCCATGATGGCCAACATGACCTATCCTTTCAGCGAGGCCAGGGAGTGGAACCATTTCGCCCCCAACACCCTGAAGCAGATACTTATCCGTTCCACCAACGTCCTGGGATACAAGCCCCAGCCCAAGAATATCATGCGCCTCACAGGAGAGATGATCTGCGAAGACTACGACGTTATCCGCTGCTTTGATTTTCTGAACCACATCGACAATATGCTGCCCTTTGCCCAGGTGGCCATGAGTCATAAGAAAAATATATTTGAACCGGCCATCTCCCTTTCCTATGCCCAGGGATTCGACATCAAGCACTACATGGGAGTGGTGGACGAGATAGTAAACCTCATGAGCAGGGCTACGGCCATGGCCCATGACAAGGTCCTCAAGAAATTCATCCTGGGACTAAAAGACATGGCCGGTGTCTGTCCCCCCTGGTTCATCAGGGAACTGGTAAGCAAGATACGCACCAAATATCCCGAGCTTATTGTACACTACCACCGCCATTACACGGACGGACTGTTTGTGCCTGCTGTGGCCGAAGCAGCCAGGGCTGGGGCGCATATAGTGGATACAGGTATAGGGGCATCGGTTCGCTGGTACGGCCAGGGCGAAGTTCTGTCCACTGCAGCCTATATCGAAGAGCTGGGCATGAAAACCAACCTGAACAAGGATATGATCCGTCAGTGCGGCTTTGTCTTAAAGCAGATCATGCCCTATTACGACAAATATACAGCCCCTTATTTCCAGGGAATAGACTACGATGTTGTCGAGCACGGCATGCCCGGAGGAGCCACGTCCTCGTCCCAGGAAGGGGCCATGAAGCAGGGCTATATTCACCTTCTGCCCTATATGCTTCGTTTCCTGGCCGGGATCCGCAAGATAGTGCGCTATCACGACGTTACCCCGGGATCGCAGATTACCTGGAATACGGCTTTTTTGAGTATTTCCAATGTATACAAGGAGAAAGGGGACAAAGGGGTCAGGCATCTGCTTGAGGTCCTGGACAAGGTGGTCAGCACCCCGGAGAAGGAGCTCGATGAACAGACAAAAGAAGACAGGCTGGAGATATACAAACATTCCAACGATGCCTTTAGAAACCTGCTCCTGGGCAAATTCGGGCGACTGCCCCAGGGATTTCCACCGGACTGGGTGTATGAGAGCGCTTTCGGGGAAAACTACCGCGATGCCATCGCCTCCAGGACCGAGGACTCCCCTCTGGCAAACCTGGAAGACATTGACGTTTCTAAGGAGGAAAACAACCTGTACACCAATATCGGGCGTATACCAACCCGGGAAGAGCTTGTACTTTACCTGAACCACCCTGGAGATGCCCTGAAGAACATCCAGCTCAAATGCGAATACGGCGACCCCAACCAGCTGCCCCTGGATGTCTGGTTTGAAGGCCTGCTTCCGGGGAATGAGATCTTCTTCGAAGATACCAACGGCATGCCGCATTTTCTGGCTGTTCTGGACATTTCCGCGCCGGACATCAACGGTATGAGCGTGGTGCGTTATTCACTGGATTCGGAGTTTTTCTCCCACCAGGTAAAGGTCAAGGAAGGCATGGGAGCAGCCCTGGATGCTCTGGAAATGGCTGATTCAAGGGATCCAAACCAGGTGGGGTCTCCCAGTACCGGCGATTTGTGGGTGATGCACGTCAAGCCCGGAGACAAGGTCAAAAAAGGTGAAGAACTGTTCAATATCTCCATCATGAAGCAGGAAAAGGCTGTTCTCTCGCCTGTGGACGGGGTGGTCAAGAGAGTGCTCAAGTTCGCTGATTTTCAGGGGGACAAGAAGATGGTTCCGGTAAAGGAAGGCGAGCTGCTGGTGGAACTGGGGCCTGTACCCTCCACCTGCCCCGGGTGCGGTGATCATATTATGCTGGATGATTGCAAGTTCTGCCCTGAATGCGGCCAGAGGCTGTAG
- a CDS encoding biotin--[acetyl-CoA-carboxylase] ligase, translated as MQVFKLKDILPSKVAGSFAGMPDFSACFQRSWREFRVFDLETCASSLDTAWELMDQGGMLAGDSVLCLEQTGGRGRMRRRWSSPRGNIYAALKLPVPDSTEMNRMLSIITGYSFQRALMARGIEVFLKWPNDLVVNSGKAGGILIEEKRGGILAGIGLNLKSLPDSRELRTGRLMDPVHLSGAWPEADPRTAWAELVYLGQFWYDNILCNYSLIDFISEVKPYLWLVNQMVRVEQDQIVLEGRLKGIDESGGIILDCAGHHKHIQTGTLLS; from the coding sequence ATGCAGGTTTTTAAACTAAAAGATATTTTGCCTTCCAAAGTCGCTGGTTCCTTTGCCGGAATGCCGGACTTCAGTGCCTGTTTTCAGCGCAGCTGGAGGGAATTCAGGGTCTTTGATCTTGAGACATGTGCCTCCAGCTTAGACACGGCCTGGGAGCTCATGGACCAAGGCGGAATGCTTGCCGGGGACAGTGTCCTTTGCCTGGAGCAGACCGGCGGCAGGGGGCGGATGCGCAGACGCTGGTCTTCCCCAAGGGGCAACATTTATGCCGCCCTTAAGCTGCCCGTCCCTGATTCTACGGAAATGAACAGGATGCTCAGTATTATTACCGGCTATTCGTTTCAGCGGGCGCTCATGGCCCGGGGCATTGAGGTCTTTCTCAAGTGGCCCAACGACCTGGTGGTAAATTCAGGCAAGGCCGGGGGGATACTCATTGAGGAAAAACGCGGCGGCATACTGGCCGGGATAGGCCTGAATCTGAAGTCACTGCCGGACTCCAGAGAGCTGAGGACAGGCAGGCTTATGGATCCTGTGCACCTGTCCGGGGCCTGGCCGGAAGCAGATCCCCGCACGGCCTGGGCCGAGCTTGTGTATCTGGGACAATTCTGGTATGATAATATATTGTGCAATTATTCATTAATTGACTTTATTAGTGAAGTTAAGCCATATTTGTGGCTTGTGAATCAAATGGTCAGGGTGGAACAGGACCAGATCGTCCTGGAAGGCCGCCTGAAGGGGATAGATGAAAGCGGAGGCATCATCCTGGACTGTGCAGGGCATCATAAGCATATCCAGACAGGCACTCTCCTTTCGTGA
- a CDS encoding PEP/pyruvate-binding domain-containing protein, which produces MAKTGKEQKPGEEAQESKQEAKASKQKSRFDSLKSKLVLKASEIMEMGVEAELLVGGKNFNTAIINTIENIRAPQFRAISATAFHKLLDETKVNAAAIRASVDKEYDVIDWKDQAINDDPDFLKKLVRKLAVQVKRTPQKKDSTFIRLRTFINNVVEGFAVSPEGIDQLRKRSVLVQTAILSVDLPKEVEEAVRQAYTGICKEVGQDNVPVAVRSSAAGEDSRKKAFAGLQDTYLNIVSESSAVEAYHWDCASAYNLRSMTYRREAILDAVAKAESTGDDSIASKAKEEWSIENTSLSVCIMRMINPVISGTAFSADTATGCQGTDRKDLVSIDASYGLGEAVVSGMVTPDKFYVFQRDDGEEVVIRHMGFKDKKIVYDETGVGTVVQKVPEDLVTRWSLSLAQAEIVAKGVRAISKAYEGMIMDTEFCIDAWDRLWFVQARPETRWNEELEKHPNTIFMRRMEANKNAIANAEIILEGNGASRGAGQGTVKFLRSALELNKINKGDILAAERTDPDMVPGMRVASGILADAGGDTSHAAITSRELGIPAIIGIKRLEALRALDGQEVTVDGSRGLVYRGLVPLEEVGGEIDVGKLPATKTKVGLILADVGQALFLSRLRRMPDFEVGLLRAEFMLANIGVHPQALDAYDKGYLDSVVNKKFKEMENELTKVVRDQLTAGLVSLDLNLRRYVGIISGLEERMSQMTDQKGAKGTDEVLAMHRQLRELDKKLDEHIDLATKRLEVLKTSLDLKEHIAIIMGYADQLMLLVGDDPETVQKKEELEEDISRIEKRVKHDPVVQEHLKNIQDLRTDVAQKVGLKNEMDTVRDLPQNIHDHITSRGFRTGKELYVQTLSQGLALFAMAFYGREIIYRTTDYKTNEYRNLMGGMLFEHYEDNPMLGYRGVSRDIHDWELEAFKLARGAFGGSNLQLMLPFVRTFEEARSMKRYLSDVHKLRSGEDGLKIIQMSEIPSNAIIAKEFIKEFDGFSIGSNDMTQLVLGTDRDNSRLGHIYDEEDPAVVWSILVTIFTGQKFGKKVGFCGQGVSNSKIIRGLVCISGIISASVVPDTYAQTKEEFAKTEKENIKLKDMGAWLQKQHLERLYELLKENNYEHILKKYSSSKDLMEWYEGEAARLHEQLYSHLGSRKEDFYRQELYKFRNIFHKPVIYANWDWQVTIDDALHQAGFATYEEQEQAMAQVSQKLGI; this is translated from the coding sequence ATGGCAAAAACCGGTAAAGAGCAAAAGCCCGGCGAAGAGGCCCAGGAAAGCAAACAGGAAGCCAAAGCTTCCAAGCAGAAGAGCAGGTTTGATTCCCTCAAATCCAAACTGGTCCTGAAGGCCAGCGAAATCATGGAGATGGGTGTTGAGGCCGAACTTCTTGTGGGCGGAAAGAACTTTAATACCGCCATCATCAACACCATCGAAAACATACGGGCTCCTCAGTTCAGGGCCATATCGGCCACAGCCTTTCACAAACTTCTTGATGAAACCAAGGTTAACGCAGCGGCAATCAGGGCCTCGGTGGACAAGGAGTACGATGTCATCGACTGGAAGGACCAGGCCATCAACGATGATCCGGACTTTTTGAAAAAGCTGGTTCGAAAGCTTGCCGTCCAGGTGAAAAGAACCCCGCAGAAGAAAGACAGCACTTTTATCAGGCTGCGTACCTTTATAAATAATGTCGTGGAGGGTTTTGCCGTCTCTCCCGAAGGTATTGACCAGCTGCGCAAGAGGTCTGTCCTGGTACAGACAGCCATCTTGAGCGTGGATCTGCCCAAAGAGGTTGAAGAGGCTGTCCGGCAGGCATACACAGGGATCTGCAAGGAAGTGGGACAGGATAACGTGCCGGTGGCTGTAAGGTCTTCTGCTGCAGGGGAAGACAGCCGCAAAAAGGCCTTTGCCGGTCTGCAGGACACCTATTTAAATATTGTCAGTGAAAGCAGTGCCGTGGAAGCATATCACTGGGACTGCGCCTCGGCCTACAATCTGCGCAGCATGACCTACCGCAGGGAAGCCATCCTGGATGCAGTGGCCAAGGCTGAATCCACCGGCGATGATTCCATAGCCTCCAAGGCCAAGGAAGAGTGGTCCATAGAAAACACTTCCCTGTCCGTTTGCATCATGCGCATGATCAATCCCGTCATATCCGGTACAGCCTTCAGCGCAGACACCGCCACCGGCTGTCAGGGAACAGACCGCAAGGACCTGGTATCCATTGATGCCAGTTACGGGCTGGGGGAAGCGGTGGTAAGCGGCATGGTCACCCCGGACAAATTTTACGTGTTCCAGCGCGACGACGGAGAAGAGGTCGTTATCCGGCATATGGGCTTCAAGGACAAAAAGATAGTTTATGATGAGACCGGAGTAGGGACCGTGGTGCAGAAGGTCCCAGAAGACCTGGTCACCCGCTGGTCCCTGTCCCTGGCCCAGGCCGAAATCGTGGCCAAGGGAGTGCGGGCCATCAGCAAGGCCTACGAAGGCATGATCATGGACACCGAGTTCTGCATCGACGCCTGGGACCGCCTGTGGTTCGTGCAGGCCAGGCCAGAGACCAGGTGGAACGAAGAACTGGAAAAGCATCCCAATACCATCTTCATGCGGCGCATGGAGGCGAATAAAAATGCCATCGCCAATGCAGAGATAATCCTCGAAGGCAACGGCGCTTCCAGGGGGGCTGGACAGGGCACTGTCAAGTTTCTGCGCTCCGCTCTGGAACTGAACAAGATAAACAAGGGCGATATCCTGGCTGCGGAACGTACCGATCCGGATATGGTCCCCGGCATGCGTGTTGCATCTGGGATTCTGGCTGATGCCGGAGGAGACACAAGTCACGCAGCCATCACATCCAGGGAGCTGGGTATTCCGGCTATTATCGGCATCAAGAGGCTGGAGGCCCTGCGGGCCCTGGACGGCCAGGAGGTGACCGTAGACGGCTCAAGGGGGCTTGTCTACCGCGGCCTGGTACCCCTGGAAGAGGTGGGCGGCGAGATAGACGTGGGCAAGTTGCCGGCCACCAAGACCAAGGTAGGCCTTATTCTTGCCGATGTGGGTCAGGCCCTGTTTTTGTCCAGGCTGCGCCGCATGCCTGATTTTGAAGTGGGGCTTCTGCGGGCGGAATTCATGCTGGCCAACATCGGGGTCCATCCCCAGGCTCTCGACGCCTATGACAAGGGCTATCTGGACTCGGTGGTGAACAAGAAGTTCAAGGAGATGGAAAACGAGCTTACCAAGGTGGTCCGGGACCAGCTCACCGCAGGGCTGGTGAGCCTGGATCTCAACCTTAGAAGGTATGTAGGGATAATATCCGGGCTTGAAGAGCGCATGAGCCAGATGACCGATCAGAAGGGGGCCAAGGGCACTGACGAAGTCCTGGCCATGCACAGGCAGCTCAGGGAGCTGGACAAAAAGCTGGACGAACATATTGATCTGGCCACCAAAAGACTGGAAGTACTCAAGACATCCCTGGACCTGAAGGAACATATTGCCATAATCATGGGTTATGCGGACCAGCTTATGCTTCTTGTGGGAGATGACCCGGAAACAGTACAGAAAAAAGAGGAGCTTGAAGAGGATATCAGCCGCATTGAAAAGCGGGTGAAGCATGATCCCGTGGTTCAGGAGCACCTCAAGAACATACAGGACCTTAGAACAGACGTGGCCCAGAAGGTGGGGCTCAAAAACGAAATGGATACAGTGCGCGACCTGCCCCAAAACATCCATGACCACATCACCAGCCGCGGCTTTAGAACCGGCAAGGAGCTTTATGTCCAGACCCTGTCCCAGGGACTGGCCCTTTTTGCCATGGCCTTTTACGGCAGGGAAATCATCTACCGCACCACTGACTACAAGACCAACGAGTACCGCAACCTCATGGGGGGCATGCTTTTCGAGCATTACGAAGACAACCCCATGCTTGGCTACCGCGGAGTATCCAGGGATATCCATGACTGGGAGCTGGAAGCCTTCAAGCTGGCCCGGGGTGCCTTTGGAGGCAGCAATCTTCAGCTCATGCTGCCCTTTGTGCGCACCTTTGAAGAGGCCAGGAGCATGAAGCGCTACCTTTCGGATGTACACAAGCTGCGTTCAGGTGAAGACGGGCTCAAGATCATCCAGATGTCCGAGATTCCAAGCAACGCCATCATCGCCAAGGAGTTCATCAAGGAATTCGACGGTTTTTCCATCGGTTCCAACGACATGACCCAGCTGGTTCTGGGTACGGACCGGGACAATTCCAGGCTGGGGCACATCTACGACGAAGAGGACCCGGCAGTGGTCTGGTCCATCCTGGTGACCATCTTCACCGGGCAGAAGTTCGGCAAGAAAGTCGGCTTCTGCGGACAGGGCGTTTCCAACAGCAAGATCATCCGCGGCCTGGTCTGCATCTCGGGAATTATCTCTGCTTCGGTGGTTCCGGATACTTATGCCCAGACCAAGGAAGAATTCGCCAAGACGGAAAAGGAAAACATCAAGCTCAAGGACATGGGGGCCTGGCTGCAGAAACAGCACCTGGAAAGGCTCTACGAACTGCTTAAAGAGAACAACTACGAGCATATCCTCAAAAAATACTCCTCCAGCAAGGATCTCATGGAATGGTACGAGGGAGAAGCTGCCAGGCTGCACGAGCAGCTTTACTCTCACCTGGGCTCCAGAAAGGAGGATTTTTACCGCCAGGAACTCTACAAATTCCGCAATATCTTCCACAAGCCGGTGATTTATGCCAACTGGGACTGGCAGGTTACCATTGACGACGCCCTGCACCAGGCGGGCTTCGCCACTTATGAGGAACAGGAGCAGGCCATGGCGCAAGTATCACAGAAGCTGGGCATATAG
- a CDS encoding Sfum_1244 family protein, producing MPLDITSLKNQVQLNCHISDANYSGTFSLCMLLLRLRNLYKWEVDMPPWQEPHQGDLLQWVEDRENMWLDLEGRSPEPLMVEGENLDSLEPSQVNALLAGSDLHYGAGLVTGMKPSYFLGRVARKHEQEGMTVCIVDQELARDIFSVPLMRQGNLIIGRRRSMATLLWDEILELRASSARALAFAFDCHGINLHRLRRQPGSYQDGFLRVCDAELQTWVYHEIGESLVDVFPGDLWQRIVSEQAGTLVEFFARTVRDILADTCRGGLLDHVIKERRSSSLGFYAALTRPLSRILYPEIVPAVQDFMQNPRWEKIEEVRTAGYKRGRELALNLMDVYEHCRQEDQERAGNQVMDRVIRPLGIVDSLEDENPA from the coding sequence ATGCCATTAGATATTACATCTCTTAAAAATCAGGTACAACTCAACTGTCATATATCGGATGCCAATTACAGCGGTACTTTTTCCCTGTGCATGCTCCTTTTGCGCCTGCGTAACCTGTATAAATGGGAAGTGGATATGCCTCCCTGGCAGGAGCCGCATCAGGGAGATCTTCTGCAATGGGTGGAAGACCGCGAAAACATGTGGCTGGACCTGGAAGGCAGATCCCCTGAACCTTTGATGGTAGAGGGAGAGAACCTGGACAGCCTGGAACCCTCACAGGTCAATGCCCTGCTTGCAGGTTCTGACCTGCACTACGGCGCGGGTCTGGTGACCGGGATGAAGCCGAGCTATTTCCTGGGACGTGTGGCCAGAAAGCACGAACAGGAAGGCATGACCGTATGTATTGTGGACCAGGAGCTGGCCAGGGATATTTTCAGCGTGCCCCTCATGCGCCAGGGAAACCTGATAATCGGCAGAAGACGGTCCATGGCCACTCTTCTCTGGGACGAAATTCTGGAGCTTCGGGCTTCTTCGGCCAGGGCGCTGGCCTTTGCCTTTGACTGCCACGGGATCAACCTGCACAGGCTGCGCAGGCAGCCGGGGAGTTATCAGGACGGTTTTTTAAGGGTCTGCGATGCAGAACTGCAAACCTGGGTCTATCACGAAATAGGCGAATCCTTAGTGGATGTTTTTCCCGGGGATTTATGGCAGCGTATCGTCTCGGAGCAGGCCGGGACTCTGGTAGAGTTTTTCGCCCGTACAGTGCGGGATATATTGGCTGATACCTGCCGGGGAGGTCTGCTGGATCATGTCATTAAAGAGCGCAGGAGTTCTTCCCTGGGATTTTATGCTGCTTTGACCAGGCCGCTTTCCAGGATTCTTTATCCCGAGATTGTCCCGGCTGTGCAGGATTTTATGCAAAATCCCAGGTGGGAAAAAATTGAAGAGGTGCGAACAGCCGGCTACAAGCGCGGCCGGGAGCTGGCCCTGAACCTGATGGATGTTTATGAGCACTGCAGGCAGGAGGACCAGGAACGGGCCGGAAACCAGGTGATGGACAGAGTTATCCGTCCCCTGGGCATAGTAGATTCTCTGGAAGACGAGAACCCGGCGTAA